From Rubripirellula reticaptiva, the proteins below share one genomic window:
- the cysN gene encoding sulfate adenylyltransferase subunit CysN translates to MSHKSDLIATDIDAYLKQHEQKQLLRFITCGSVDDGKSTLIGRLLYDSKMVYEDHLTQLAVDSKLVGTTGGKIDTALLMDGLKAEREQGITIDVAYRYFSTAKRKFIIADTPGHEQYTRNMATGASAADLAVILIDAREDHGVLTQTKRHSFIVSLLGIRHVVVAINKMDLVGYSEERFEQICDDYRSFATRLDLPDLHFIPISALDGDNVVDRSENMPWYNGNTLMSFLENVYIGSDRNLQDFRMPVQYVNRPDLNFRGFCGTISSGIIRTGEEIMVLPSGQKSTVKRIVTFDGDIEEAFAPLSITLTLADEIDASRGDMMVKPGNLPRSKSDFDAMLVWMNADAMVPGKTYLIKHTTQTLPGTIETLKYRVDVNSLHRSPAPTLELNEIGRVSVSLTGSIHLDPYRRNRSTGAFIVIDRITNATVAAGMILDKSGDAKTKSVWDDEESGDNGDATEVSQVSADERAARFGQKPATVLLTGLTGSGKTAIGTAVERKLFDQGRAIAMIDGEAVRRGLSRDLGFTAADRSENLRRSGHLAHTLNDAGLICVASFVAPSDDVRQKVAKLIGADRFLVVHVATPVEVCRQRDTKGQYAKADAGELANFPGVTATYEAPTNADLTLDTSTQSVDQCADQVIELLRSKSIIR, encoded by the coding sequence ATGTCACATAAATCTGATCTCATCGCGACCGACATTGACGCCTACCTGAAACAGCATGAGCAGAAGCAGTTGCTTCGCTTCATCACCTGTGGCAGCGTCGACGACGGCAAGAGCACGCTGATTGGTCGGCTGCTATACGACAGCAAGATGGTGTACGAAGACCACCTGACTCAGTTGGCAGTCGATTCCAAACTGGTCGGCACCACGGGCGGTAAGATCGATACAGCGCTGTTGATGGACGGCTTGAAAGCTGAACGCGAACAGGGCATCACGATTGACGTTGCGTACCGGTACTTCAGCACCGCCAAACGCAAATTCATCATCGCCGACACGCCCGGCCACGAACAATACACTCGCAACATGGCGACCGGTGCGTCAGCCGCTGACTTGGCCGTCATCCTGATCGACGCGCGCGAAGATCACGGCGTGCTCACCCAAACCAAGCGTCACTCGTTCATCGTATCTTTGCTGGGTATTCGGCACGTCGTCGTTGCCATCAACAAGATGGACTTGGTCGGTTATAGCGAAGAACGTTTCGAACAGATTTGCGACGATTACCGGTCTTTTGCGACGCGGTTGGACTTGCCCGACTTGCACTTCATTCCGATCAGTGCTCTGGACGGCGACAATGTCGTCGATCGCAGCGAAAACATGCCGTGGTACAACGGCAACACGCTAATGAGCTTCCTGGAAAACGTCTACATCGGCAGCGATCGGAACCTGCAAGACTTCCGCATGCCGGTCCAGTATGTGAACCGACCCGACCTGAACTTCCGCGGTTTCTGCGGAACGATCTCGTCCGGCATCATTCGCACCGGCGAAGAAATCATGGTGCTGCCGAGCGGTCAAAAATCAACGGTCAAACGCATCGTCACCTTCGACGGAGACATCGAAGAAGCGTTCGCGCCACTATCGATCACGCTGACGCTTGCTGACGAAATCGACGCCAGCCGCGGCGACATGATGGTCAAACCAGGCAACCTGCCACGGTCCAAGTCGGATTTTGACGCGATGTTGGTGTGGATGAATGCCGATGCGATGGTTCCTGGCAAAACGTACCTGATCAAGCACACCACGCAGACTCTGCCGGGAACAATCGAAACGTTGAAATACCGAGTCGATGTCAATTCGTTGCATCGGAGTCCCGCGCCGACGCTAGAGCTGAATGAAATCGGCCGAGTCAGTGTTTCGTTGACCGGTTCGATCCACTTGGATCCGTATCGCCGCAACCGCAGCACCGGTGCGTTCATCGTGATCGACCGCATCACTAATGCAACGGTTGCCGCCGGGATGATCCTGGACAAGTCGGGCGATGCAAAAACAAAATCCGTTTGGGACGACGAAGAGTCAGGCGACAACGGCGACGCCACCGAAGTGTCGCAGGTATCAGCGGATGAACGCGCAGCACGATTCGGGCAAAAGCCCGCAACGGTGCTGTTGACGGGCCTGACCGGCAGCGGCAAGACCGCGATTGGAACAGCCGTCGAACGCAAACTGTTTGACCAAGGGCGAGCCATCGCAATGATCGACGGCGAAGCTGTCCGCCGCGGACTCAGCCGCGACCTTGGCTTCACTGCCGCAGATCGCAGCGAGAACCTGCGCCGCAGCGGCCACTTGGCTCACACGCTGAACGATGCTGGATTGATCTGTGTCGCGTCCTTTGTAGCGCCGTCGGATGACGTGCGGCAAAAGGTCGCCAAGCTGATCGGTGCAGACCGGTTCCTGGTCGTTCACGTAGCCACACCAGTGGAAGTTTGTCGCCAACGAGACACCAAGGGCCAGTATGCGAAGGCAGACGCAGGCGAACTAGCAAACTTCCCAGGCGTCACCGCGACCTACGAGGCCCCGACGAATGCCGATCTAACTCTCGACACATCGACGCAATCGGTCGACCAGTGTGCCGACCAAGTGATCGAGCTGTTACGATCCAAGTCGATCATTCGCTAG
- the cysD gene encoding sulfate adenylyltransferase subunit CysD — translation MSDYNLTHLKQLEAESIHIMREVITEFKKPVMLYSIGKDSAVLVHLARKAFFPAKPPFPLMHVDTTYKFREMIEFREQYARKELGLDLLVHINEEGLKLGIKPWEDSERHTEIMKTDSLKAALDKYGFDAAFGGARRDEEKSRAKERVFSFRDKSHRWDPKNQRPELWNLYNGRVNKGESIRVFPMSNWTELDVWQYIHLESIPIVPLYLSAPRRVVNRNGVLLMRDDERMPLLPGEKEETKMVRFRTLGCYPLSGAVESEATTLPEVIQEMLLATTSERQGRIIDQDEGGAGMEEKKRRGYF, via the coding sequence ATGTCGGACTACAACCTCACGCACCTCAAGCAACTTGAAGCGGAAAGCATCCATATCATGCGCGAGGTCATCACCGAGTTTAAAAAACCGGTGATGCTGTACAGCATCGGCAAAGACTCGGCCGTGCTCGTCCACTTGGCTCGCAAAGCGTTCTTCCCTGCCAAGCCCCCCTTCCCGCTGATGCACGTCGACACGACGTACAAGTTCCGCGAAATGATCGAGTTCCGCGAACAGTATGCGCGCAAGGAACTCGGCTTGGACTTGTTGGTTCACATCAACGAAGAAGGGCTAAAACTGGGCATCAAACCGTGGGAAGACAGCGAGCGTCACACAGAAATCATGAAAACGGACTCGTTGAAGGCCGCACTGGACAAGTACGGATTCGATGCCGCCTTTGGTGGTGCTCGCCGTGACGAAGAAAAGAGTCGGGCAAAGGAACGCGTCTTCAGTTTCCGTGACAAGTCGCACCGCTGGGATCCGAAAAACCAACGGCCCGAACTTTGGAATCTTTACAACGGCCGAGTCAACAAGGGCGAATCGATCCGTGTGTTCCCGATGAGCAATTGGACGGAACTCGACGTTTGGCAATACATCCACTTGGAAAGCATTCCAATCGTGCCGCTGTACCTTTCGGCGCCTCGCCGCGTGGTTAATCGCAATGGCGTGTTGCTGATGCGCGACGATGAGCGCATGCCGTTGCTGCCCGGCGAAAAGGAAGAGACCAAGATGGTGCGATTCCGGACACTCGGTTGCTATCCGCTATCCGGCGCCGTCGAAAGCGAGGCCACCACGTTGCCAGAAGTCATCCAAGAAATGTTGTTGGCCACCACCAGCGAACGCCAGGGCCGCATCATCGACCAAGACGAAGGCGGCGCAGGAATGGAAGAAAAGAAACGGCGAGGATACTTCTAA
- the rsmG gene encoding 16S rRNA (guanine(527)-N(7))-methyltransferase RsmG gives MSLDPEFAAALANHSIEMDEATALRMQNYVTVMWRWNEDINLTRHTTWELFVSRDLRDCLQLAPLLEAGEEVLDLGSGNGVPGIPLSILRPDIEVSLAESVAKRAKVLSEIVAEIGVPVPVYGARGEDLLEDFRFTTVVSRAVGSIAKFCRWIEPRWQNVDRLLLVKGPKWIEERGEARHLGVLANLQMRKVATYPLGDAEESEGVILQLWPKESTRFQET, from the coding sequence ATGTCGCTCGACCCCGAATTCGCTGCCGCTCTCGCAAATCACTCGATCGAAATGGACGAGGCGACCGCGCTGCGGATGCAAAACTACGTGACCGTCATGTGGCGATGGAACGAAGATATCAATCTGACCCGGCATACGACGTGGGAACTGTTCGTCAGCCGTGATCTTCGCGATTGCTTGCAACTGGCACCCTTGCTGGAAGCCGGTGAAGAAGTCCTGGATTTGGGCAGCGGAAACGGAGTTCCAGGGATCCCCCTGTCGATTCTGCGGCCCGACATCGAAGTCTCTTTGGCCGAATCGGTTGCCAAGCGAGCCAAAGTGCTGAGCGAGATTGTGGCGGAGATCGGCGTTCCCGTGCCCGTTTATGGTGCTCGCGGTGAAGATCTGCTGGAAGATTTTCGGTTCACGACCGTGGTTTCGCGAGCGGTCGGCAGCATTGCCAAATTCTGTCGCTGGATCGAACCACGGTGGCAGAACGTCGACCGGCTACTGTTGGTGAAAGGCCCCAAGTGGATAGAGGAACGGGGCGAAGCACGCCATTTGGGCGTCTTGGCGAATCTTCAAATGCGAAAAGTCGCAACTTACCCACTCGGTGATGCCGAAGAATCCGAAGGCGTCATCCTTCAGCTATGGCCCAAAGAGTCGACGCGGTTCCAGGAAACCTGA
- a CDS encoding gamma-glutamylcyclotransferase family protein, whose product MIDHVFVYGTLKTGQCRGGLWPAKPLSVQPAWVRGTLYGRHDYPAMMPGNDRVLGQVWSFDPSDMTTVMRVLDQIEGTSQPGYPDLYVRATLPTFGLDNAPIALAHAYHYAKPPELDGFTKIVAIDDPPGFAQWPAVSMPS is encoded by the coding sequence ATGATTGACCACGTTTTTGTTTACGGCACACTCAAAACAGGCCAGTGCCGAGGCGGCTTGTGGCCGGCAAAGCCACTATCCGTCCAGCCCGCCTGGGTGCGTGGGACGCTGTATGGTCGACACGACTATCCCGCCATGATGCCAGGAAATGACCGCGTGTTGGGCCAAGTCTGGAGTTTTGACCCAAGCGATATGACTACCGTGATGCGCGTCCTGGATCAAATCGAAGGCACCAGCCAACCGGGGTATCCGGATCTGTATGTCCGAGCGACGTTGCCGACCTTCGGTCTGGATAACGCCCCGATCGCGCTGGCCCACGCGTACCACTATGCCAAACCACCCGAGCTTGACGGGTTCACGAAAATCGTTGCAATCGACGACCCACCGGGATTCGCACAATGGCCCGCTGTTTCGATGCCATCATAA
- a CDS encoding HAD family hydrolase: protein MLTEDFTDKFDGLIFDCDGTLSHSMPLHYVAWRETMQTYGIAFPEGQFYSMGGMPSEKIIAVLSEQQGIDVDSDEAAVKKEARFAELIDQLTTLDAVVDVARRHHGKLPMAVASGGIRPIIDRQLAKMGITELFGSIVTAEDTEKHKPEPDVFLEAARQLGVDPTKCLVFEDSPLGFEAAEKAGMKWIDVRPFYPAG, encoded by the coding sequence ATGTTGACAGAAGATTTTACAGACAAGTTTGATGGCTTGATTTTTGATTGCGACGGAACGCTTAGTCATTCGATGCCGCTGCACTATGTGGCTTGGCGAGAAACGATGCAGACTTACGGGATCGCGTTTCCCGAAGGTCAGTTCTATTCGATGGGCGGAATGCCAAGCGAGAAAATCATCGCGGTGTTGTCCGAGCAGCAGGGGATCGACGTCGACTCCGATGAAGCGGCGGTGAAAAAGGAAGCCAGGTTTGCTGAACTGATCGACCAACTAACAACATTGGATGCAGTCGTCGATGTTGCTCGCCGCCATCACGGAAAGTTGCCGATGGCGGTCGCCAGCGGTGGAATTCGCCCGATCATTGATCGGCAATTGGCAAAGATGGGGATCACCGAACTGTTCGGTTCCATCGTGACGGCCGAAGACACTGAAAAACACAAGCCAGAACCGGACGTCTTTTTGGAAGCCGCTCGGCAACTCGGCGTCGATCCGACGAAATGTTTGGTGTTCGAAGACTCGCCGCTCGGTTTCGAGGCGGCCGAGAAGGCTGGGATGAAATGGATCGATGTCCGACCGTTTTACCCGGCTGGATAA
- a CDS encoding outer membrane protein assembly factor BamB family protein: protein MFKPTVLALLVVAASASVAMADWPTFLGGDTQVSEFNPPIEWTPESNITWTADLTGHGQSSPIVIGDNVYITAVDGPMKESNLVMCYSLGDGSKKWEKSFPSSLQVKNDVYTSRAAPSPVADADGVYVFFESGDMVALSPGGDVRWERNLIDDYGKYEGRFGLGGSVAQDDKHLFVLADNDGPAYLAAFEKATGKTAWKTDRSPRISWSSPMMIAIDGKPQVVVSSAGSVDGYDPASGALLWTFDEVGGNTVASPIAAQNNSFLIGASPGRNGEESEGAKQSNLLMKVNAIDGENKYSTEVVWRNTSATSSFGSPLVYREYAYYTNRAGVVYCLDMATGETVYTGRLPESNWATPVGIGEHVFVFGKDGTTAVLANGPELDIVAENRLWTSTGEAQPGNFGGEIQYAVVPLANGFLVRTGSKLVRIGQ, encoded by the coding sequence ATGTTTAAACCGACCGTTCTTGCTCTCCTGGTTGTCGCGGCTTCGGCTTCGGTAGCCATGGCCGACTGGCCAACATTCCTTGGCGGTGACACGCAAGTTTCCGAGTTCAATCCGCCAATCGAGTGGACACCGGAATCCAACATCACCTGGACGGCGGATCTGACAGGTCACGGCCAATCCAGCCCGATCGTGATTGGTGACAACGTTTACATCACGGCCGTCGATGGTCCGATGAAAGAGTCAAATTTGGTGATGTGTTATTCGCTGGGCGATGGTTCCAAGAAATGGGAAAAGTCGTTTCCAAGCTCGCTGCAGGTCAAGAACGACGTCTACACAAGCCGCGCCGCGCCATCACCTGTCGCCGATGCCGATGGTGTTTATGTGTTCTTCGAAAGCGGCGACATGGTCGCTCTGTCGCCCGGCGGCGACGTTCGCTGGGAACGAAACCTGATTGACGATTACGGCAAGTACGAAGGCCGGTTTGGCTTGGGCGGTTCAGTCGCGCAAGACGATAAGCATCTGTTTGTTTTGGCCGACAACGATGGTCCGGCCTATCTCGCCGCGTTTGAAAAAGCGACCGGAAAGACCGCGTGGAAGACAGACCGTTCGCCAAGGATTTCGTGGTCGTCGCCGATGATGATCGCCATTGATGGAAAGCCACAGGTGGTGGTTTCCTCCGCTGGCAGTGTTGACGGTTACGATCCAGCCTCCGGTGCATTGCTTTGGACATTCGATGAAGTCGGCGGCAACACTGTCGCGTCTCCGATCGCGGCACAAAACAACAGCTTCTTGATCGGTGCATCGCCAGGACGCAACGGCGAAGAATCCGAAGGTGCGAAACAATCGAACTTGTTGATGAAGGTCAACGCAATCGACGGCGAGAACAAGTACTCGACCGAAGTCGTGTGGCGAAACACGTCGGCGACCAGCTCATTCGGCTCGCCGCTGGTTTACCGAGAATATGCTTACTATACCAATCGCGCCGGCGTGGTCTATTGTCTGGACATGGCGACTGGCGAAACGGTATACACCGGCCGGCTTCCCGAATCCAATTGGGCAACGCCGGTTGGTATCGGTGAACATGTTTTCGTGTTTGGTAAGGACGGCACCACCGCAGTCTTGGCAAATGGGCCGGAACTGGACATCGTGGCCGAGAATCGATTGTGGACTTCAACGGGCGAAGCCCAACCCGGTAACTTCGGTGGCGAGATCCAGTACGCGGTCGTCCCACTGGCGAACGGCTTTCTTGTTCGCACAGGCAGCAAACTGGTCCGAATCGGCCAGTAG
- the mfd gene encoding transcription-repair coupling factor, whose protein sequence is MANSVSSTTVHSLADVPRLLDKAAGISARLSKHTTKKTLAFSGVWGSLRGVFAAAVAIERPHILMLLPQAADADIVAGDAIAFGLADAVSLPLSSADVSASSIRDEDYADRLQVLQQLLQRNESPEKPLLVTAFIGGAMQLVPTPEKLRDSTRRISVGDEVDPEEIRRWLAEAGFAATTAVALPGEFATRGGLLDIYSADQPQPIRIEWFGDEIESIRKFDPGSQRSIESLDHVEIAAVGVSSDEDDAGPTAGSFGSIADYLPDDAIVIVVDPQSTQKSADDLIRRTNDGANLISYDELMKSLSGHAVISATSLAEGKPKDIVDLQTSTADAFATSLDETLTKIDTVAAEHEVILVGDTPADGERLTELLHDTAATREGRLHLTVAELSGGFRLVAARVLVLTGAELFHRSPVRRGRSRSRGKPINSLMQLEPGDLVIHLSYGIGLYRGLTNIDKNGQHLEHLTIEFDEGSKIYVPASRIGLIQRYVGGTTRQPKLAKIGGQAWKSQRKAAESAVTDMAEELLEMQAQRTTKQGISFDRDNEWQRQFDASFPYMETPDQLTAIEALKVDMESTRPMDRLICGDVGYGKTEVAMRAAFKAVTSGYQVGVLVPTTVLAEQHYHNFRERMAEFPVEIRKLSRFATRAEQKQTVQDLKLGKVDIVVGTHRLASKDVKFSSLGLVVVDEEQRFGVAVKEKLKTLHSNVDVLTLSATPIPRTLHMALVGVRDISNLETPPAERRSIETKVVRWDDNQIRTAIVRELNRGGQIFFVHNRIGDMPQLVEKLKAIVPEVRIGVGHGQMPEGELEQVMVDFIEHKFDMLVATTIVESGLDIPNANTMFIDDGNRYGLSELHQLRGRVGRYKHQAYCYLIVAKHKHLSPESSKRLRAIEEFSQMGAGFAISMRDLEIRGAGNLLGSQQSGHIAAVGYELYCSLLEDAVRTLQKLPPKLSADVDIDLPVEAYLPDDYVPDLRHKIDLYRRIAKINSASEIGAIREELEDRFGKPPAAANRMLELAELRMDAAAWQIAAITTNDRFIVLHYANKRRIEQLEKHTKVPVRIVDAKRAYIPTKAYDMNADAAGTSWLQLARAALHLG, encoded by the coding sequence ATGGCAAATTCCGTCTCCTCGACGACCGTTCATTCACTCGCTGACGTGCCCCGTCTGTTGGACAAGGCCGCGGGTATCAGCGCGCGTTTGTCGAAACACACGACCAAAAAGACGCTGGCGTTTTCTGGCGTCTGGGGTTCGCTGCGAGGCGTCTTTGCGGCGGCCGTCGCGATCGAGCGGCCGCACATCTTGATGCTGTTGCCGCAAGCAGCCGACGCGGACATCGTCGCCGGCGACGCGATCGCATTCGGTTTGGCCGACGCCGTGTCGTTGCCGCTTTCATCGGCCGACGTTTCGGCTTCTTCGATTCGCGATGAAGATTACGCGGACCGCCTGCAAGTGCTGCAACAACTTTTGCAGCGCAACGAGTCGCCCGAAAAACCGCTGTTGGTGACAGCGTTCATCGGTGGCGCGATGCAGTTGGTGCCGACGCCCGAAAAACTACGCGATTCGACTCGGCGAATTTCAGTCGGTGACGAAGTCGACCCCGAGGAAATTCGTCGATGGTTGGCCGAAGCCGGTTTCGCGGCGACAACTGCGGTGGCGCTGCCAGGCGAATTTGCGACTCGCGGCGGACTGCTGGACATCTATTCGGCTGACCAGCCCCAGCCGATCCGCATCGAGTGGTTTGGTGACGAGATCGAGTCGATTCGCAAGTTCGATCCGGGCAGCCAACGCAGCATCGAATCGCTTGACCACGTCGAGATCGCCGCCGTTGGCGTCAGCAGCGACGAAGACGACGCAGGACCGACCGCGGGCTCGTTCGGTTCGATCGCCGACTATTTGCCTGACGATGCGATCGTGATCGTGGTGGATCCACAGAGCACGCAAAAATCGGCTGACGATTTGATTCGCCGAACCAATGACGGCGCCAACCTGATCAGCTATGACGAGCTGATGAAATCGTTATCGGGCCATGCCGTCATTTCGGCTACTTCGCTTGCCGAAGGAAAACCGAAAGACATCGTCGATCTGCAAACCAGCACGGCCGACGCGTTCGCGACATCACTCGACGAAACGCTCACAAAAATCGACACTGTCGCGGCGGAACACGAAGTCATCTTGGTCGGCGACACACCGGCCGACGGCGAACGTTTGACCGAACTGCTTCACGACACTGCGGCGACTCGCGAAGGCCGCTTGCACTTGACGGTCGCTGAACTGTCGGGCGGATTCCGGTTGGTTGCGGCAAGAGTCCTGGTGTTGACGGGTGCGGAACTGTTCCACCGCAGCCCGGTGCGGCGCGGTCGATCGCGGTCGCGCGGCAAGCCGATCAACAGTCTGATGCAGTTGGAACCGGGCGACTTGGTCATTCACCTGTCGTACGGCATCGGGCTTTATCGCGGTCTGACCAACATCGACAAAAACGGCCAGCACCTCGAACATCTGACGATCGAGTTTGATGAAGGCAGCAAGATCTACGTGCCGGCGTCACGGATCGGTTTGATCCAGCGTTACGTCGGCGGCACAACGCGGCAACCCAAACTGGCCAAAATTGGCGGCCAAGCCTGGAAGTCCCAGCGAAAAGCGGCCGAGTCAGCGGTCACCGACATGGCCGAAGAATTGCTGGAAATGCAGGCCCAGCGAACCACCAAACAAGGCATCTCGTTCGACCGCGACAATGAATGGCAACGACAGTTTGACGCCAGTTTTCCGTACATGGAAACGCCCGATCAATTGACGGCGATCGAGGCGCTCAAAGTCGACATGGAATCCACTCGGCCGATGGACCGCTTGATTTGCGGTGACGTCGGCTATGGTAAAACCGAAGTCGCGATGCGAGCGGCATTCAAGGCGGTCACCAGTGGCTACCAAGTCGGTGTGTTGGTCCCGACGACCGTGTTAGCCGAACAGCACTATCATAACTTTCGCGAACGGATGGCCGAGTTTCCGGTCGAGATTCGCAAGCTGTCCCGCTTCGCCACGCGTGCCGAACAAAAACAAACCGTTCAGGATTTGAAGCTCGGCAAGGTCGACATCGTCGTTGGTACTCACCGATTGGCAAGCAAAGACGTCAAGTTCAGCAGCCTCGGCTTGGTCGTTGTCGACGAAGAACAACGTTTCGGTGTTGCCGTCAAAGAGAAACTGAAAACGCTGCACAGCAACGTCGACGTGCTAACCCTTTCGGCGACGCCAATCCCGCGAACCCTGCACATGGCACTGGTCGGCGTTCGTGACATCAGCAACTTGGAAACGCCACCGGCCGAACGGCGATCGATTGAAACAAAAGTTGTTCGCTGGGACGACAACCAAATCCGTACCGCGATTGTCCGCGAACTGAACCGCGGCGGGCAAATTTTCTTTGTCCACAATCGCATCGGCGACATGCCTCAACTGGTCGAAAAACTCAAAGCGATCGTGCCCGAGGTTCGGATTGGCGTCGGTCACGGACAGATGCCCGAAGGCGAACTCGAACAAGTCATGGTGGACTTCATCGAGCACAAGTTTGACATGTTGGTGGCGACCACGATCGTCGAAAGCGGCTTGGACATTCCAAACGCGAACACGATGTTCATTGACGACGGCAACCGTTACGGGCTAAGTGAGTTGCACCAACTACGCGGGCGCGTGGGTCGTTACAAGCACCAAGCGTATTGCTACTTGATCGTGGCCAAGCACAAGCATTTGTCGCCCGAGTCATCAAAACGTTTGCGTGCGATCGAAGAGTTCAGCCAGATGGGCGCTGGCTTCGCGATCTCGATGCGAGACTTGGAAATCCGCGGTGCAGGCAACTTGCTGGGCAGTCAACAATCGGGGCACATCGCGGCAGTCGGCTACGAACTGTATTGTTCGCTGCTCGAAGACGCCGTGCGAACGCTGCAGAAGCTGCCGCCGAAATTGTCAGCGGACGTCGACATCGATTTGCCCGTCGAAGCCTACTTGCCCGACGATTATGTTCCCGATCTTCGTCATAAGATCGATTTGTATCGGCGGATTGCCAAGATCAATAGTGCCAGCGAAATCGGTGCGATTCGCGAAGAACTGGAAGACCGATTCGGGAAGCCGCCGGCGGCCGCGAATCGGATGCTGGAACTAGCCGAACTGCGCATGGATGCGGCCGCGTGGCAGATTGCGGCGATCACAACGAACGATCGCTTCATCGTGCTGCATTACGCCAATAAACGACGAATCGAACAGCTCGAAAAGCACACCAAAGTCCCCGTTCGAATCGTTGACGCTAAGCGTGCGTACATTCCAACAAAGGCGTATGACATGAACGCCGATGCAGCCGGCACAAGCTGGCTGCAACTCGCTCGGGCTGCCCTGCACTTGGGGTAA